In Callithrix jacchus isolate 240 chromosome 18, calJac240_pri, whole genome shotgun sequence, one DNA window encodes the following:
- the LOC100410653 gene encoding late cornified envelope protein 6A, giving the protein MSQQKQQSWKPPNDPQCSPPQCSNPCLAPCLTPGGAPHPEGCHSSSRRPEVQKPRRARRKPRCLSGGTTYHCKEEECLGD; this is encoded by the coding sequence ATGTCACAGCAGAAGCAGCAATCTTGGAAGCCTCCAAATGATCCCCAGTGCTCCCCTCCCCAGTGCTCAAAcccctgcctggctccctgcctgacTCCTGGTGGTGCTCCCCATCCAGAAGGCTGTCATTCCAGTTCCCGAAGGCCTGAGGTTCAGAAGCCTAGGAGGGCTCGTCGAAAGCCGCGCTGCCTCAGTGGGGGCACGACCTACCACTGCAAAGAGGAAGAGTGCCTTGGCGACTGA